A genomic window from Camelina sativa cultivar DH55 chromosome 2, Cs, whole genome shotgun sequence includes:
- the LOC104733127 gene encoding putative defensin-like protein 282 produces the protein MSKATSYIALFALTYLLAHALLATVALENRECVQGMGCTNVCSHGGICSKSGKCVCLLPNAVINSGPPCSSDEVCVSMCGNGSYCIYEIGQCNCK, from the exons ATGTCGAAGGCTACTTCTTATATTGCTCTCTTTGCTCTCACTTATCTTCTTGCACATG CATTATTGGCTACGGTGGCGCTTGAGAATCGAGAATGTGTACAAGGCATGGGTTGCACAAACGTTTGTTCACACGGTGGTATTTGCAGTAAAAGCGgtaaatgtgtttgtttgttgccaAACGCAGTGATTAATAGCGGACCGCCATGCTCGTCGGATGAAGTGTGCGTTAGTATGTGTGGAAATGGTAGTTATTGTATCTATGAAATTGGACAATGTAACTGCAAATGA
- the LOC104733094 gene encoding FBD-associated F-box protein At5g56370-like has product MDKISLLPDECLLQILSLLTTRDVLKTSLLSKRWQDLWKLVPKLQYINYDEDAELWKFFLFVERSLLLNTAPVLESLHFKFVRKCRDVDIGFWVRIAVKRGLRELDFDYSLMIDEPIRRLPQSLFTCGTLVVLKLKHVSLVDVRFPVCFQLLKTLHLEYVIFLDDESPRKLLSSCPVLEVLVLDRKDDGVDNVGSFSVMVPSLQRFVYYGRSGSELELSSTALKYLKLLDRGYQCKIKYLPEIVEAHVEVTCSKTDDILRSIASVKRLYLCLPIEPEFPTGSIFHRLEHLEFCNCESLWDILMSMLQQSPKLRSLKLNEIHGYYTVSRDPMLHWDEPSTVPETLTSVLETFEWRNYRGWKTERELATFILKHSKRLKIATFSLADCTYTGPEFRTTVAMKYRMFKELTRLPRGSTECELVFC; this is encoded by the exons ATGGACAAGATCAGTTTGTTGCCCGATGAGTGTCTGTTGCAGATACTTTCATTGCTTACCACAAGAGATGTCTTGAAGACAAGTTTATTGTCGAAGCGATGGCAGGATCTTTGGAAGTTGGTGCCTAAACTCCAGTACATCAATTATGATGAGGATGCTGAACTGTGGAAGTTTTTTCTATTTGTGGAAAGGTCTTTGCTATTAAACACGGCTCCAGTCTTAGAGAGTTTGCATTTCAAGTTTGTTCGGAAATGCAGGGACGTAGATATTGGGTTTTGGGTTAGGATTGCAGTGAAACGAGGTTTGCGTGAGCTGGATTTTGATTATAGTCTTATGATTGATGAGCCTATCAGAAGATTGCCTCAGAGCTTGTTCACATGTGGAACACTTGTGGTGTTGAAGTTAAAACATGTGTCTCTTGTGGATGTTCGATTCCCGGTATGTTTTCAGCTGCTCAAAACGCTGCATCTGGAATATGTGATTTTCCTAGACGATGAATCTCCTCGGAAGCTTTTATCAAGCTGTCCTGTTCTTGAAGTCTTGGTCTTGGATCGAAAGGACGACGGCGTTGATAATGTGGGGAGTTTCTCTGTTATGGTGCCTTCGTTACAAAGATTTGTCTATTATGGAAGATCTGGTTCTGAGCTTGAGTTGAGTTCGACTGCTTTGAAGTACTTAAAGCTGTTAGATCGAGGTTACCAGTGTAAGATTAAGTATTTGCCTGAGATTGTGGAAGCACATGTCGAGGTTACATGTTCCAAAACTGATGATATCCTCAGATCTATAGCATCAGTCAAACGCCTCTATTTATGTTTACCCATAGAG CCTGAGTTTCCTACTGGTAGTATCTTCCACCGGCTTGAACACTTGGAGTTTTGCAATTGTGAAAGTTTGTGGGATATACTTATGTCTATGCTCCAACAATCCCCGAAACTTCGATCTCTCAAGCTTAACGAG ATCCATGGCTACTATACTGTTTCTCGAGATCCTATGCTTCATTGGGATGAACCAAGCACTGTTCCTGAAACGCTGACGTCTGTTCTTGAAACTTTTGAGTGGAGAAACTACAGGGGATGGAAGACAGAGAGAGAACTCGCAACTTTTATCTTGAAACATTCAAAACGTCTAAAGATTGCAACTTTTTCGCTAGCAGATTGCACATACACGGGACCGGAGTTCCGCACCACAGTTGCGATGAAATACCGTATGTTCAAGGAATTGACGCGTTTGCCAAGAGGTTCAACAGAGTGTGAGCTTGTCTTTTGTTAA